One region of Halohasta litchfieldiae genomic DNA includes:
- a CDS encoding TIGR00341 family protein codes for MRLVEVFVLQGDRELVVDTAETMGVDYAVTEEVSRGEFEAVVSMPVPPAAVEPLVSALRSAGLAEESYIVVTAAETVISDRSKELFEQFSASRISREELQSRAEELAPATSTYFILLVVSSAIATAGLLINSAATIIGAMVVAPLMGPALAASVGVVVDNDELTTRGVGLQIGGLVAAIATAALIGWLLRGTVLLPPGFDITTVPQIRERITPNLLAVFLALGSGVAGVVSLTRNVGSVLVGVAIAVALVPPAATVGLGIAWGHPEVVATAGALVLVNMLSINLTALILLWLSGYRPHQSARIDHVYGRLRSRVAVLVVAILLLSAVLGGVTYATYQSAAVEHDIQTELQTMSADPIFGDLRFREGVVDYQPFDVYAGTHPSVTVIVERPPGQQEPVDFADDVRARLESVTGTELTVTVELIDSQRSG; via the coding sequence ATGCGTCTCGTCGAAGTATTTGTGCTCCAAGGCGACCGCGAACTCGTCGTTGATACGGCCGAGACGATGGGCGTCGACTACGCCGTCACCGAGGAGGTGAGTCGCGGGGAGTTCGAGGCAGTTGTCTCGATGCCTGTCCCACCGGCTGCGGTCGAGCCGCTCGTCTCGGCGCTTCGGTCGGCCGGTCTGGCTGAGGAGTCGTATATCGTCGTCACGGCCGCCGAAACGGTTATTTCGGATCGATCCAAGGAGCTGTTCGAGCAGTTTTCGGCATCCCGGATCTCTCGGGAGGAGTTGCAGTCGCGGGCCGAGGAGCTCGCACCCGCCACCTCCACCTATTTTATACTCCTCGTTGTGAGTTCGGCGATTGCCACGGCCGGACTGTTGATCAATTCGGCGGCCACGATCATCGGAGCGATGGTGGTTGCCCCCCTGATGGGGCCGGCACTCGCCGCCAGCGTCGGTGTCGTGGTCGATAACGATGAACTCACGACCCGTGGCGTGGGTTTGCAGATCGGTGGACTCGTGGCCGCGATAGCGACCGCAGCGCTGATCGGCTGGCTGCTCAGAGGGACCGTGTTGCTCCCGCCGGGGTTCGATATCACGACCGTGCCGCAGATCCGCGAACGGATCACCCCGAACCTGCTGGCGGTGTTTCTCGCCCTCGGTTCGGGCGTGGCTGGTGTCGTCAGTCTCACCCGTAACGTCGGCTCGGTGCTTGTCGGCGTCGCCATCGCCGTCGCGCTCGTACCGCCGGCGGCCACTGTCGGCCTCGGTATCGCTTGGGGACACCCCGAGGTCGTCGCCACCGCCGGCGCACTCGTGTTGGTGAACATGCTGTCGATCAATCTCACCGCGCTCATCCTGTTGTGGCTCTCGGGGTATCGCCCCCACCAGTCAGCGCGGATCGACCATGTCTATGGTCGACTGCGCTCACGTGTCGCCGTGCTCGTCGTTGCAATCCTACTCTTATCAGCGGTGCTCGGCGGCGTCACCTACGCCACCTACCAGTCGGCTGCGGTCGAGCACGATATTCAGACCGAACTTCAGACGATGAGTGCAGATCCGATCTTCGGCGACCTCCGGTTCCGCGAGGGGGTGGTCGACTACCAGCCGTTCGACGTATACGCTGGCACCCACCCGTCGGTAACTGTAATCGTTGAACGTCCGCCCGGCCAACAGGAGCCTGTCGACTTCGCCGACGACGTCCGCGCTCGGTTGGAATCGGTCACCGGCACCGAACTCACGGTCACTGTCGAACTGATCGACAGCCAGCGAAGCGGCTGA
- a CDS encoding MoaD/ThiS family protein, whose amino-acid sequence MELTVYGPLRGVTGSKTASLPDVDHQASVQTVLERFVEQYPGADAQLFDDAGTLRASVRVLVDGERAAPDTPCPSTAEVSLIPAAQGG is encoded by the coding sequence ATGGAACTGACTGTCTACGGGCCACTCCGCGGGGTGACGGGGTCGAAAACGGCCTCACTTCCTGACGTCGACCACCAAGCGTCAGTTCAAACCGTGCTCGAACGGTTTGTCGAACAGTATCCCGGAGCCGACGCCCAACTGTTCGACGACGCTGGAACACTCCGGGCAAGTGTCCGCGTTTTGGTCGACGGCGAACGGGCAGCGCCGGACACACCGTGTCCGTCGACTGCCGAGGTGTCTCTTATTCCGGCCGCCCAGGGCGGATAA
- a CDS encoding SDR family NAD(P)-dependent oxidoreductase yields the protein MDVPLYDTLEGQVALVTGATRGIGKRIADGLVDHGATVYAGARDTGDITATDRRAIELDVTVADQRQAAIEHIESETGRLDVLVNNAGVMDSRESLDEMSTEGVDRTLDTNLRGPIHLTKQALSLLLDQPGGRVINMSSGLGAITQPQSGGMPAYRISKTGLNGLTCYLDGEYSNDGLLANSVCPGYVQTDMADGNAPRTPEKGAETPIWLARFRPEAPSGQFWRDKSPKDW from the coding sequence ATGGACGTACCGCTGTACGACACGCTGGAGGGACAGGTCGCACTCGTCACCGGTGCGACGCGTGGCATCGGCAAACGAATCGCTGATGGGCTTGTCGACCACGGGGCGACAGTTTACGCAGGGGCACGAGATACAGGCGATATCACCGCCACCGACCGGCGGGCTATCGAACTCGATGTGACCGTGGCCGACCAGCGACAGGCCGCAATCGAGCACATCGAGTCGGAGACCGGTCGACTGGACGTCCTTGTCAACAACGCTGGCGTGATGGACAGCCGCGAGTCGCTCGACGAAATGTCGACCGAGGGTGTCGACAGAACGCTCGATACGAACCTTCGTGGTCCGATCCACCTCACCAAGCAGGCACTCAGCCTGCTGTTGGACCAGCCCGGCGGTCGGGTGATCAACATGTCGTCGGGACTCGGTGCGATTACCCAGCCACAGTCCGGTGGGATGCCAGCCTACCGCATCTCGAAGACCGGACTGAATGGGCTGACCTGCTATCTCGACGGCGAGTACAGCAACGATGGCCTCCTTGCCAACTCCGTCTGTCCGGGCTACGTCCAGACCGATATGGCCGACGGCAACGCACCGCGAACACCCGAGAAAGGAGCCGAAACCCCGATTTGGCTCGCCCGGTTCCGCCCCGAGGCTCCCAGCGGGCAGTTCTGGCGAGACAAATCACCGAAAGATTGGTAG
- a CDS encoding SDR family oxidoreductase: MTDSLDGQTAIVTGASAGIGAATCRQLAAEGANVVLAARSKDKLAELADDLETTHGVDTLVVPTDVRKEYAVDALLTETVDTFGGIDIVVNNAGLARGSDVEELTNEQYDTMQETNVDGVFYMTRAAIPHVREREGHLIFLGSFAGQYPRSFNPVYAASKWWVRGFAKSVAAQVGDEGVGVTVVNPSEVRSEFEATDGRTFAEVFDEDEATEPEEVAEAIVFAATREGSSLSEIDINRRDKFADGF; the protein is encoded by the coding sequence ATGACTGACTCACTCGATGGACAGACCGCGATTGTCACCGGGGCGAGCGCAGGAATCGGCGCGGCGACCTGTCGACAGCTTGCGGCCGAAGGCGCGAACGTCGTGCTCGCGGCCCGGAGCAAAGACAAACTCGCAGAGCTTGCAGACGACCTCGAAACCACCCACGGCGTCGACACGCTGGTGGTCCCGACCGACGTCCGCAAGGAGTACGCGGTCGACGCCCTGCTGACCGAGACTGTCGACACCTTCGGCGGCATCGATATCGTGGTGAACAACGCCGGACTCGCCCGCGGCAGTGACGTCGAAGAGCTGACCAACGAGCAGTACGACACGATGCAGGAGACCAACGTCGACGGCGTCTTCTATATGACTCGCGCAGCTATTCCCCACGTCCGCGAGCGCGAAGGACACCTGATCTTCCTCGGGAGCTTCGCCGGACAGTACCCTCGGTCATTTAATCCCGTCTACGCTGCCTCGAAGTGGTGGGTTCGTGGCTTTGCCAAAAGCGTCGCCGCCCAAGTCGGCGACGAGGGGGTGGGTGTCACCGTGGTCAATCCCTCGGAAGTTCGGTCGGAGTTCGAGGCAACCGACGGGCGGACGTTCGCTGAGGTGTTCGACGAAGACGAAGCCACCGAACCCGAGGAAGTCGCTGAAGCCATCGTCTTCGCGGCGACCCGCGAGGGATCGAGCCTCAGCGAGATCGACATCAACCGCCGGGACAAGTTCGCCGACGGGTTCTAA
- a CDS encoding alpha/beta hydrolase, translating into MAHLPQSGDSDDPHRGQPIETAGAPSQAAEAAVIMLHGRGSTAQQILRLVDEFYHHGVIYLAPQAARNRWYPRSGYGPIADNEPWFSSALEHVSTAVEMATDLDIDPEQILLFGFSQGACLASEFVARNPRQYGGLIALSGSLLGPETGTEYTGSLEGSPVFFGCSTDDPYVAAERIYESQTVFEQLGGEVMARLYDELGHAINDDEIKMTNTFIERLVSAE; encoded by the coding sequence ATGGCCCATCTTCCACAATCGGGAGATTCGGATGACCCACACCGCGGCCAGCCAATCGAAACGGCTGGCGCACCCTCGCAGGCGGCCGAGGCGGCGGTGATCATGCTCCACGGTCGTGGGTCGACGGCCCAGCAGATTCTCCGGCTCGTCGACGAGTTCTACCACCACGGGGTGATCTATCTCGCGCCGCAGGCCGCCCGTAATCGGTGGTATCCCCGTTCCGGCTATGGGCCGATTGCGGACAACGAACCGTGGTTTTCCTCCGCGCTTGAGCATGTGTCGACTGCAGTCGAGATGGCTACTGATCTCGATATCGACCCTGAACAGATCCTCTTGTTCGGATTCTCACAGGGTGCCTGTCTGGCCAGCGAGTTCGTCGCACGCAACCCGCGGCAGTACGGCGGTCTCATCGCGTTATCGGGGAGTCTCCTCGGCCCGGAAACAGGGACCGAGTACACAGGTTCACTGGAGGGAAGTCCGGTCTTCTTCGGCTGTAGTACCGACGATCCGTACGTCGCTGCCGAGCGAATTTATGAGTCTCAGACTGTGTTCGAACAGCTCGGTGGGGAGGTTATGGCCCGGCTCTACGATGAGCTGGGGCATGCGATCAACGACGACGAGATCAAGATGACGAATACGTTCATTGAGCGACTCGTTTCGGCCGAGTAG
- a CDS encoding acetamidase/formamidase family protein, translating into MSQQIQQELDVDQFTLGLVGPDQEWAGTVADGGTVRTHTPAGCWGPMITPSFRGGHEVTRPIRVENAEPGDALVVRIKDVQVTSVATSTGSMAERSEAFGDDPFIDHRCPDCGTEWPDTVVEGTGEGSIRCAECGANASSFGFDYGYTVVFDEDRTVGLTVGPEGADQLAENAEENMALPENSRQHPILLYKPDEIPGALGHLAPFIGNIGTTPTVELPDSHNAGDFGQFLIGAEHDWGIVDESELDARTDGHLDSNDVRPGATLICPVEVDGAGLYVGDLHANQGDGELSLHTTDVSGTTELEVEVIKNVDMDGPLLLPNESDLPDIAKPYTDEEREAGSGLAAQYDVDTVADAMPLQFIGSGATINDATDNAFDRAGSLLGMTEGEVRARCTFTGGVEIARLPGVVQLSMLVPTDLLEAIGLDSVVRDQYGL; encoded by the coding sequence ATGTCCCAACAGATCCAACAAGAACTCGATGTCGACCAGTTTACCCTCGGTCTGGTCGGCCCTGATCAAGAGTGGGCGGGCACGGTTGCCGATGGTGGCACCGTTCGAACTCACACCCCAGCCGGCTGCTGGGGACCGATGATCACACCCTCGTTCCGCGGCGGCCACGAGGTGACCCGACCGATCCGTGTCGAAAATGCCGAGCCCGGTGACGCACTCGTCGTCCGAATCAAAGACGTCCAAGTGACGAGTGTCGCCACCAGCACCGGGAGTATGGCCGAGCGGAGCGAGGCCTTCGGTGACGATCCATTCATCGACCATCGATGTCCCGACTGCGGAACCGAGTGGCCCGACACCGTCGTCGAGGGAACTGGCGAAGGGTCGATTCGCTGTGCAGAGTGTGGAGCCAACGCCTCCTCATTCGGCTTCGACTACGGCTATACCGTCGTCTTCGACGAGGATCGAACAGTCGGGTTGACCGTCGGCCCAGAAGGAGCCGACCAACTTGCCGAGAATGCCGAGGAGAACATGGCTCTCCCGGAAAACTCTCGACAGCACCCCATCTTGCTCTACAAACCCGACGAGATTCCCGGCGCACTCGGCCACCTCGCTCCCTTCATCGGGAACATCGGAACCACCCCGACAGTCGAACTGCCGGACTCACACAACGCTGGTGACTTCGGTCAATTCCTCATCGGTGCCGAGCACGACTGGGGGATCGTCGACGAAAGCGAACTCGACGCGCGGACTGATGGCCATCTCGACTCGAACGACGTTCGACCGGGTGCGACGCTCATCTGTCCGGTCGAAGTCGACGGCGCGGGCCTCTACGTCGGAGATCTCCACGCTAATCAGGGCGATGGCGAACTCTCGTTGCACACGACCGACGTGAGTGGGACAACCGAACTCGAGGTCGAGGTCATCAAAAACGTCGACATGGACGGGCCACTCCTCCTGCCGAACGAATCTGATCTTCCGGATATTGCCAAACCCTACACCGACGAGGAACGCGAGGCAGGCAGTGGGCTTGCAGCCCAGTACGATGTCGACACGGTTGCCGACGCCATGCCACTCCAGTTCATCGGGTCAGGGGCGACGATCAACGACGCGACTGACAACGCCTTCGACCGGGCTGGCTCGCTGCTCGGCATGACCGAAGGCGAGGTTCGAGCGCGCTGTACGTTTACCGGCGGCGTCGAAATCGCTCGCCTGCCGGGCGTGGTTCAGCTCTCGATGCTCGTGCCGACCGATCTGCTCGAAGCAATCGGGTTGGATTCGGTAGTCCGAGATCAGTACGGTCTCTAA
- the lpdA gene encoding dihydrolipoyl dehydrogenase, whose product MVASDTASTVDLAVIGAGPGGYTAAIRGAQKGLDVALIEKETVGGVCLNHGCIPAKALIHAAGFQRNIAHWNEIGIETGPVEADFSAIQDWKDDVVTRLDNRILDQLDHHGVDYITGTARFEDSNTIRVEQNTTEQSIGFETAIIATGSQPIEIPGLEFDQKGVISSREILQVDEVPAEIVVVGGGYIGMEAVTKFSKFGSHVKIVEALDRVLTGFEEEIVDSIQETSEMYSDDIYTAALAQDIEYDDEGKPVLVAEQHGDELRLSGDYIIVAAGREPRSSYRALELDNTDIELNDDGIIRTDDQQQTTDDNILCIGDAAGPSYLAHIAYHEGKRAASVAANEEPPADAQYTPAVMYTDPEVAVVGLSEAEATEQHEEIMVGTFPLAASGRALTTDEPSGYIKVIADGDEQLVGVRIVGARASDTIGEATLALEMGGSLDDLANTMHAHPTFPEALSDAAAAAKGESIHSS is encoded by the coding sequence ATGGTTGCAAGCGATACTGCCTCGACTGTCGATCTCGCCGTCATCGGCGCGGGGCCTGGCGGCTACACCGCCGCGATCCGCGGCGCACAGAAGGGGCTCGACGTTGCCCTCATCGAGAAAGAAACTGTCGGCGGCGTCTGTCTGAACCACGGCTGTATTCCGGCCAAGGCGTTGATCCACGCCGCGGGGTTCCAGCGAAACATCGCCCACTGGAACGAGATCGGGATTGAGACCGGTCCCGTCGAGGCCGACTTTAGCGCGATCCAAGACTGGAAAGACGATGTAGTCACCCGACTCGACAACCGGATCCTCGACCAGTTAGACCACCACGGCGTCGACTATATCACGGGCACCGCCCGATTCGAGGATTCGAACACGATCAGGGTCGAACAGAACACAACCGAGCAGTCTATCGGCTTCGAAACGGCGATCATCGCCACCGGCTCCCAGCCCATCGAGATCCCCGGTCTGGAGTTCGACCAGAAGGGTGTGATCTCCTCCCGAGAGATCCTGCAGGTCGACGAGGTTCCCGCCGAGATCGTGGTCGTTGGCGGTGGCTACATCGGGATGGAGGCGGTGACCAAGTTCTCGAAGTTCGGCTCCCACGTCAAAATCGTCGAGGCGCTCGACCGTGTGCTGACCGGGTTCGAGGAGGAGATCGTCGACTCGATCCAAGAGACCAGCGAGATGTACAGCGACGACATTTATACCGCCGCGCTGGCCCAAGATATCGAGTACGACGATGAGGGGAAACCAGTGTTGGTTGCCGAACAGCATGGCGACGAACTCCGGCTGTCGGGCGACTATATCATCGTCGCTGCGGGGCGAGAGCCGCGGAGTTCCTATCGGGCGCTGGAGTTGGACAACACCGATATCGAACTGAACGACGACGGGATCATTCGGACTGACGACCAGCAGCAGACAACCGACGACAATATTCTCTGTATCGGTGATGCCGCCGGGCCGTCGTATCTGGCCCACATCGCCTACCACGAGGGGAAACGCGCAGCCAGCGTGGCCGCGAATGAGGAGCCACCGGCCGACGCCCAGTACACGCCGGCAGTGATGTACACCGATCCCGAGGTGGCTGTCGTCGGGCTCTCGGAGGCCGAGGCCACCGAGCAACACGAGGAGATCATGGTCGGCACATTCCCGCTGGCTGCCTCGGGACGCGCTCTCACGACCGACGAGCCGTCGGGCTATATCAAAGTGATCGCCGATGGCGACGAGCAGTTGGTCGGTGTGCGGATCGTCGGCGCCCGAGCCTCCGACACGATTGGCGAGGCAACGCTTGCCTTGGAGATGGGTGGCTCACTCGACGACCTCGCCAACACGATGCACGCCCATCCGACGTTCCCCGAAGCGTTGTCGGATGCCGCGGCTGCTGCGAAGGGCGAGTCGATCCACTCGTCGTAG
- a CDS encoding HAD family hydrolase has product MTAFDAVVFDLDNTLCRHDGDLAAAYRRAFEAVDSEPFGTPEALWAELDGPLDPDDERGYLGAGFARLSAQHGHSAVDPLALAAALIAEIDTTAVSFLPGAEAALTAARETGPIGILTNGPADRQQGKLRALDLESRVDTVVYAGDLRRRKPHVDPFETILAELGTAVDRTLYVGDSLKFDVAGAQNAGLPVAWLREEGAEAGRYQPEYVLDSLHDLEAVLRE; this is encoded by the coding sequence GTGACGGCCTTTGACGCAGTGGTGTTCGATCTGGACAACACGCTCTGTCGACACGACGGCGATCTGGCGGCGGCCTACCGGCGTGCCTTCGAGGCGGTCGACAGCGAGCCGTTCGGCACTCCCGAGGCGCTGTGGGCCGAACTCGACGGTCCGCTCGATCCTGACGACGAACGCGGCTATCTGGGTGCGGGGTTCGCTCGGCTGTCGGCTCAGCATGGGCACTCGGCAGTCGACCCCCTCGCGCTGGCGGCCGCCCTGATCGCAGAGATCGATACCACCGCGGTTTCGTTCCTGCCGGGGGCGGAGGCGGCGCTGACCGCCGCCCGCGAAACCGGACCGATCGGGATTCTCACGAACGGTCCCGCCGACCGCCAGCAGGGAAAGCTTCGGGCGCTCGATCTCGAATCGCGGGTCGACACGGTCGTCTACGCCGGTGATCTCCGGCGACGGAAGCCGCATGTCGACCCGTTTGAGACGATACTCGCTGAACTTGGCACAGCGGTCGACCGGACGCTGTACGTCGGCGACTCGCTGAAATTCGATGTCGCTGGCGCACAGAACGCTGGCCTGCCAGTTGCGTGGCTCCGCGAGGAGGGAGCCGAGGCTGGTCGGTACCAACCGGAGTACGTCCTCGATTCGCTGCATGACCTCGAAGCGGTATTACGCGAATAG
- a CDS encoding VOC family protein: MLTDTPGIHHITGIVRDAQQNVDFYTDTLGLRLVKQTVNLNDQFTRHLFYGDETGSPGTSLTFFAYPYEESGRIGKPQVSTAALVIPPESVDYWRDRLAAHDVAVDEISQRFDETAIRFRDPDGTQLELVTGESSVDPWTGGPVPTQHAIRGIHGVTLLSASTVATASVLETLGFDLHDQDGQQVRYRAAGDRATIVDLLDTASQFGREGAGSIHHVALRVPDVDQLYEWHDLFRERDYDVSRVTDRHFFHSLYVREPGGILFELATEKPGLTATEDIETLGQSLYLPDWLEADRQLIEDQLPPIELSTESERT; encoded by the coding sequence ATGCTCACAGATACACCCGGCATCCACCACATTACCGGCATCGTTCGTGATGCCCAGCAGAACGTCGACTTTTATACGGACACCCTCGGACTCCGGCTCGTCAAACAGACGGTGAACCTCAACGACCAGTTCACGCGGCACCTGTTTTACGGCGACGAAACCGGCTCGCCCGGCACGAGTCTCACGTTCTTTGCCTACCCCTACGAAGAGAGCGGTCGGATCGGCAAACCACAGGTCAGCACCGCCGCGCTCGTCATCCCGCCGGAGTCGGTCGACTACTGGCGGGACCGACTCGCTGCCCACGATGTCGCCGTCGACGAGATTTCCCAACGGTTCGACGAGACGGCGATCCGGTTTCGTGATCCGGATGGCACACAGCTCGAACTCGTCACCGGCGAGTCGTCGGTCGACCCGTGGACTGGAGGCCCGGTGCCGACCCAGCACGCAATCCGCGGGATTCACGGCGTGACGCTGCTGTCAGCGAGCACCGTTGCGACTGCGAGCGTTCTGGAGACGCTTGGCTTCGACCTCCACGACCAAGACGGCCAGCAGGTTCGGTACCGGGCGGCGGGTGATCGAGCGACTATCGTCGACCTACTCGACACAGCAAGCCAGTTCGGCCGTGAGGGCGCAGGCTCGATCCATCACGTCGCCCTGCGTGTCCCGGACGTCGACCAACTCTACGAGTGGCACGACCTCTTTCGGGAGCGCGACTACGACGTCTCGCGGGTGACTGACAGACACTTCTTCCACTCATTGTACGTCCGCGAGCCGGGTGGAATTCTGTTCGAACTCGCAACGGAGAAACCGGGATTGACGGCCACCGAGGATATCGAGACGCTCGGCCAGTCGCTGTATCTACCGGATTGGCTCGAAGCAGACCGACAGCTAATCGAAGACCAACTCCCACCAATCGAACTGTCGACTGAGTCGGAGCGAACCTAA
- a CDS encoding PAS domain-containing protein: protein MNAHKPTQFEQLLHEIDDAVVEFEIVDREERSSSGSRTQSGDGEPVIVDANHAFRDIFSPDMKRVIGLPLNDLIVPATKQEEAKQFDQRTSDGRSNVAFVERTTTEGNRTFLYRGIPYDDDHGFAIYTDVTGELQQQDELTEIIALAEELRSNPAETDTVDVANKIKAKAETLTQLID, encoded by the coding sequence ATGAACGCTCACAAACCGACGCAGTTCGAGCAGTTGCTCCACGAGATCGACGATGCGGTTGTCGAGTTCGAGATTGTCGACAGAGAGGAACGGAGTTCCTCAGGCAGCCGGACGCAGTCCGGCGATGGCGAGCCGGTGATTGTGGACGCCAACCACGCGTTTCGCGACATCTTCAGTCCGGATATGAAACGCGTAATCGGGCTCCCGCTGAACGATCTCATTGTCCCGGCAACCAAACAAGAAGAAGCCAAGCAGTTCGACCAGCGTACGTCGGATGGACGCTCCAACGTCGCGTTCGTCGAGCGAACGACGACCGAAGGGAACCGGACGTTCCTCTACCGAGGGATTCCGTACGATGACGATCACGGATTTGCCATTTATACGGACGTGACCGGCGAGCTCCAGCAGCAAGACGAGCTCACCGAAATCATCGCGCTGGCCGAGGAACTGCGCTCGAACCCAGCCGAAACCGATACTGTAGACGTGGCGAACAAAATTAAAGCGAAAGCCGAAACGCTCACACAGCTCATCGACTGA
- a CDS encoding RNA 2'-phosphotransferase: MSEIRLCDDHGPFSGGQCPVCDAAGTQRLSSRRRTRVSKFLSGALRHFPEDVGLDLDAAGWANRSTVVSRATEKYDWVDETAVDAVVRTDPKGRFEVDDDRIRAAYGHSVPVDLESGDRPVPAILYHGTAPDNVPSILDGGLRPMSRQHVHLSGSVKAAREVGSRHAADPVVLRVDAAAMVDDDNSITKRGRDVYTTDHVPPSYLSRHD, encoded by the coding sequence ATGAGCGAAATCCGACTCTGTGATGATCACGGTCCCTTCAGCGGTGGGCAGTGTCCCGTCTGTGATGCCGCGGGAACACAACGTCTGTCGAGTCGACGGCGAACCCGCGTTTCGAAGTTTCTGAGCGGCGCGTTACGCCATTTTCCCGAGGACGTTGGCCTCGATCTCGACGCCGCAGGCTGGGCCAATCGGTCGACTGTCGTGAGCCGAGCCACGGAAAAATACGACTGGGTCGACGAGACGGCAGTCGACGCGGTCGTCCGAACCGATCCCAAAGGTCGGTTTGAGGTCGACGACGACCGGATTCGAGCCGCCTACGGCCACTCGGTGCCGGTCGACCTCGAATCGGGCGACAGGCCCGTGCCAGCTATCTTGTATCACGGCACGGCCCCCGACAACGTCCCGTCGATTCTGGATGGGGGACTCCGCCCGATGTCGCGGCAACACGTCCATCTGAGTGGCTCGGTCAAGGCGGCACGCGAGGTCGGTAGTCGACACGCCGCCGACCCAGTGGTGCTTCGGGTCGACGCCGCAGCGATGGTCGACGACGACAACTCGATTACGAAGCGTGGCCGGGACGTGTATACGACAGACCACGTACCACCGAGCTACCTTTCACGCCACGACTGA
- a CDS encoding serine hydrolase domain-containing protein, which produces MASVTNTHGEDGIEALFDRQLEVGLQHGAQLVVYDGTERVVDLAGGTTGPDGEATTPDTRHLIWSCTKPLVGTCVHQLVEDGQIAYDDPVVDHWPSFDRGDEQKQEVTVRHVLSHQTGMPTSPLDGDPAAWGDWEGIVDTMEQQELQDEPGTTAAYHTMSYGWLVGELVRQVTGTRIEEYAAENVFEPLGLDQTSVGVRDGRPETVADVAGFDIFDRCRDPTEGLVDLTPEDAAGLGNSPGVLQSVVPAANGISTARDLGKFFACMANGGALDGTRLLEPETVDKATELQIETADDGTLSRPMRYAMGYWRGGAVSDLFGTLSSPETFGHVGLGSVVAWADPTTNLTFAYVCNGIREESYEHAARVNQLADAVYQVYGN; this is translated from the coding sequence ATGGCATCAGTTACTAACACGCACGGAGAGGACGGAATCGAGGCACTGTTCGACCGGCAGTTGGAGGTTGGACTCCAGCATGGAGCTCAGCTTGTCGTTTATGACGGCACCGAGCGCGTCGTCGACCTCGCTGGCGGCACGACCGGTCCCGATGGCGAGGCGACGACGCCCGACACGAGGCATCTCATCTGGTCGTGTACGAAACCCTTGGTCGGCACCTGTGTCCACCAACTCGTCGAGGACGGCCAGATCGCTTACGACGATCCGGTCGTCGACCACTGGCCATCGTTCGACCGCGGCGACGAGCAAAAGCAGGAGGTGACTGTTCGGCACGTGCTGAGCCACCAGACCGGGATGCCGACGAGCCCGCTCGATGGCGACCCTGCAGCGTGGGGCGACTGGGAGGGGATCGTCGACACGATGGAACAACAGGAGCTTCAGGACGAACCGGGGACCACCGCGGCCTACCACACGATGAGCTACGGCTGGCTCGTGGGTGAACTCGTTCGGCAGGTCACCGGGACGCGGATCGAAGAGTATGCAGCCGAGAACGTGTTCGAGCCACTCGGATTAGATCAGACGAGCGTCGGCGTCCGCGACGGCCGGCCGGAGACGGTCGCTGATGTTGCGGGATTCGATATCTTCGACCGCTGTCGAGATCCTACGGAGGGACTAGTCGACCTCACGCCCGAGGACGCCGCCGGACTCGGCAACAGTCCGGGCGTCCTGCAGTCGGTGGTCCCGGCCGCAAACGGGATCAGCACGGCCCGTGATCTGGGCAAATTCTTCGCCTGTATGGCCAACGGCGGCGCACTGGACGGGACTCGCCTGTTGGAGCCCGAGACCGTCGACAAAGCAACCGAACTTCAAATCGAGACGGCCGACGACGGCACGCTCTCGCGGCCGATGCGGTACGCGATGGGCTACTGGCGCGGCGGCGCTGTCTCGGATCTCTTTGGGACGCTCTCGTCGCCCGAAACATTCGGCCACGTTGGACTGGGCAGTGTCGTTGCGTGGGCTGATCCAACAACCAATCTCACGTTCGCCTACGTCTGCAACGGCATCCGTGAGGAGTCCTACGAACACGCTGCCCGCGTGAATCAGCTTGCTGATGCCGTCTATCAGGTGTACGGTAACTGA